One region of Bombus affinis isolate iyBomAffi1 chromosome 3, iyBomAffi1.2, whole genome shotgun sequence genomic DNA includes:
- the LOC126914107 gene encoding cuticle protein 16.5-like isoform X1 produces the protein MKSLLILFAIVAVVVAFPEPERERRGILAAPALAAPAWVAAPKIAAAPVAIAAPAAKLLAAPAVVAAPALAAPAWGLKGW, from the exons ATGAAATCCCTG TTGATCCTCTTCGCCATCGTTGCCGTCGTTGTGGCCTTCCCTGAACCAGAACGAGAACGCCGTGGAATCCTCGCGGCTCCAGCCCTCGCAGCCCCAGCATGGGTTGCTGCTCCCAAAATCGCTGCTGCCCCCGTTGCCATCGCTGCTCCCGCTGCTAAACTCCTTGCAGCTC CAGCAGTTGTAGCCGCTCCCGCCCTAGCCGCCCCAGCGTGGGGATTGAAAGGATGGTAA
- the LOC126914064 gene encoding uncharacterized protein LOC126914064: MKLLLRFVASIFLTSVRASSWPYHEIVGVGQSAGPLLVAPVYGVAPAVSLLPAEPAKKAQTIVAGPVTKTVIEGSSSGPVTIVSPGIPATSSPPPTTLKPTVASAVPEDTVLVKGASAGAVTLVAPSDNSVAIADTNNAASAEAETKKGAVAASAKAVVAIESAEESSTTKASTNVTATAIRETIGIASANAVIGPSTGPIIIAGPTVPPIPAPAAVEASTPEAVTAASVAASATAKSVSVSSSAVANVSVSSNISAEQTSDVSGLASDTTEPTRIEGSASSSSTVTSTSGSSTAFASARINLISPLGTIALGETPLSNVVVSTGTAPPAIVSGPSGSVSTGSASPLLLKVPLYHL, translated from the exons ATGAAGTTGCTG TTACGGTTTGTGGCatcgattttcttaacgtcCGTTCGCGCAAGCAGCTGGCCTTATCATGAAATAGTGGGCGTCGGACAATCGGCGGGACCATTGCTCGTTGCACCAGTTTATGGAGTCGCACCTGCGGTGAGCCTGTTACCCGCGGAACCGGCCAAGAAAGCTCAAACCATAGTTGCTGGCCCCGTAACAAAAACTGTCATCGAGGGATCGTCTTCCGGACCAGTGACCATCGTGTCTCCAGGAATTCCCGCAACCAGCTCTCCTCCTCCAACGACGCTAA aaCCAACCGTTGCCTCAGCTGTGCCAGAAGATACAGTCCTCGTTAAAGGAGCTTCGGCTGGCGCGGTGACGCTAGTAGCGCCATCCGACAATTCCGTCGCTATCGCAGACACCAATAACGCAGCGTCAGCCGAAGCAGAAACAAAGAAAGGCGCCGTTGCAGCGTCAGCGAAGGCGGTTGTTGCAATCGAAAGCGCAGAAGAATCATCGACCACGAAGGCATCGACGAACGTCACGGCCACGGCAATTAGAGAAACAATAGGCATAGCGTCAGCGAACGCAGTAATAGGTCCCTCCACCGGGCCTATAATCATCGCCGGTCCAACCGTTCCACCGATACCGGCACCGGCTGCCGTTGAAGCTTCCACACCTGAAGCAGTGACTGCTGCTAGTGTTGCTGCTTCGGCAACCGCTAAATCTGTCAGCGTGTCTTCCAGTGCGGTAGCCAATGTGTCGGTTTCAAGCAACATAAGTGCTGAACAAACCAGTGATGTATCTGGTTTAGCGTCAG ATACTACAGAGCCAACAAGGATCGAGGGTTCAGCATCGAGCTCGAGCACGGTGACGAGTACTTCCGGAAGTTCGACGGCCTTCGCATCAGCGAGAATTAATTTGATTTCACCTCTAGGTACGATCGCACTCGGCGAGACTCCCTTAAGTAACGTTGTCGTATCAACAGGAACAGCACCGCCCGCGATAGTTTCCGGTCCCTCGGGGTCCGTCTCTACCGGTAGCGCATCCCCGTTGCTGCTTAAGGTTCCTCTGTACCATTTGTAG
- the LOC126914107 gene encoding cuticle protein 21-like isoform X2: MKSLLILFAIVAVVVAFPEPERERRGILAAPALAAPAWVAAPKIAAAPVAIAAPAAKLLAAPVVAAPALAAPAWGLKGW; encoded by the exons ATGAAATCCCTG TTGATCCTCTTCGCCATCGTTGCCGTCGTTGTGGCCTTCCCTGAACCAGAACGAGAACGCCGTGGAATCCTCGCGGCTCCAGCCCTCGCAGCCCCAGCATGGGTTGCTGCTCCCAAAATCGCTGCTGCCCCCGTTGCCATCGCTGCTCCCGCTGCTAAACTCCTTGCAGCTC CAGTTGTAGCCGCTCCCGCCCTAGCCGCCCCAGCGTGGGGATTGAAAGGATGGTAA